In Leishmania mexicana MHOM/GT/2001/U1103 complete genome, chromosome 20, one genomic interval encodes:
- a CDS encoding putative coatomer beta subunit produces MAETAVPSQEESSTLLVGVGKAASAMSSKEIKNALEKGDTTARVNALMAIIRLHVNGEPQNYLIMSVIRYITPIDDHLIKKLVLYFWEVVDKRDADGKLLSVIILICSFLRSDLLHPNEYVRGLTLRFLCKVNEVELIEPLVSAVVQNLSHKVAYVRRNAVLAVHYIFKKFPKLLPDAPELVESAIRTETDVSTCRNGLDFLAAFVPERAASYLSDFRDSHTLSAVDGPFLMSVVEFCRQMIRANPYEKARYVPVLFSVLQSKSAAVRYQCATTLLSLSSSPTAIRQATLTYVDIIKVHSDNSVRLIVVEQLNQMRGLYLYVLQDSLLDILSVLQDGSMTIRERVIELAVELVTRRNAETFMQAMRKELLRTNSVDFEVEDANAAMAYRLLIIKAINTALLRHPPSAPSMLPVLLDYLCDTTSTSKEVITLIKEVLLSQPELRRDTMKKLSDIFPMMTSSPVMRTALWMFGAYASSADEVLQTLRMLKDAVEPLPFEAPKPVSGDAASLNTAAATKNTSSQSNMRAVTTVLEDGTYVTTYTTATPAPAATATNGHGEGDNNDVSSSGLRLELLRGGYFLATALASTLTKLVVQLFTGEAKGSVDAATRNAAQSDALAILREVLRYGTEADSLHPISADTNEHLLLSIELLSNPQAPFMVDVLHASLEALGRAERRSTREAGKTDGGGAATASAAAAVQLNGIDTPVVFSQLSEGKDAVLELEAAAEGPGAAAKDESSERKAQLFLKKLEDTMPLSGFNDPVYCEASITVHQFDVSVDWLLVNCTSKQLTNLTIELVSLGGMKLCERPQTYTLNPHETISVRTSLKVSATESGVIYGTVLYDAPNNQHCSFILNDIHVDIMNYIRPGPCLSAEFREKWGIFDWENKIAVSTTKRDLASLVRFIVQELNMQLLEPYEVEQEVEQDPELELLPTSEENEKYAYVSCNLYAKTAFGEDALANVSVESDGKGLVSGVIRIRSNTQTIAYGIGEKLNMLQKSGKL; encoded by the coding sequence ATGGCGGAGACAGCAGTGCCGAGtcaggaggagagcagcacgcTGCTCGTCGGCGTGGGCAAGGCGGCCAGCGCCATGTCGTCAAAGGAAATCAAGAACGCACTGGAGAAAGGCGACACCACCGCCCGCGTGAATGCCCTCATGGCCATCATCCGCCTCCACGTGAACGGCGAGCCGCAGAACTACCTGATCATGTCCGTCATCCGCTACATCACCCCCATCGATGACCACCTCATCAAGAAGCTCGTCTTGTACTTTTGGGAGGTGGTTGACAAGCGCGACGCAGACGGCAAACTCCTCTCTGTCATCATTCTCATCTGCAGCTTCCTGCGCAGTGACCTGCTCCACCCTAACGAGTACGTGCGAGGCCTGACGCTGCGCTTCCTCTGTAAGGTGAATGAGGTGGAGCTGATCGAGCCGCTCGTGTCGGCAGTGGTGCAGAACCTGTCGCACAAGGTCGCCTATGTGCGGCGCAATGCTGTGCTGGCAGTGCACTACATCTTCAAGAAGTTCCCGAAGTTGCTCCCCGATGCCCCGGAGCTGGTGGAGTCGGCGATCCGCACCGAGACGGATGTTTCGACGTGCCGCAACGGCCTCGATTTCCTTGCTGCCTTCGTGCCTGAGCGCGCGGCGAGCTACCTCAGCGACTTTCGCGACTCGCACACGCTGTCGGCCGTCGATGGGCCGTTTCTGATGTCCGTGGTGGAGTTCTGCCGTCAAATGATCCGCGCCAACCCGTACGAGAAGGCGCGCTACGTCCCGGTCCTCTTCTCTGTTCTGCAGAGTAAgagcgccgcggtgcgctACCAGTGCGCGACGACCCTGCTGAGCCTCTCCTCGTCTCCCACGGCGATCCGGCAGGCGACGCTGACCTACGTTGACATCATCAAGGTGCACTCCGACAACAGCGTGCGGCTGATTGTGGTCGAGCAGCTGAACCAGATGCGTGGGTTGTACCTCTACGTCCTGCAGGACTCGCTGCTCGACATCCTCAGCGTGCTACAGGACGGCTCCATGACCATTCGCGAGCGTGTAATCGAGCTGGCGGTCGAGCTGGTCACGCGTCGCAACGCCGAGACGTTCATGCAGGCAATGAggaaggagctgctgcgcaccaaTAGCGTGGACTTTGAAGTAGAAGATGCCAACGCCGCCATGGCGTATCGACTGCTGATCATCAAGGCCATAAAtacggcgctgctgcgccacccgccgtcggcgccgtcgatgctgccggtgctgctcgacTACCTGTGCGACACGACCAGCACTAGCAAGGAGGTCATCACTCTCATCAAGGAGGTGCTACTCTCCCAGccagagctgcgccgcgacacgATGAAGAAGCTGTCGGACATCTTTCCCATGATGACGTCAAGTCCCGTCATGCGCACAGCACTCTGGATGTTCGGCGCGTACGCGTCGTCCGCggacgaggtgctgcagacGCTGCGCATGCTCAAGGACGCGGTCGAGCCACTGCCGTTTGAGGCCCCCAAGCCTGTCTCCGGTGACGCAGCCAGCCTCAacaccgccgcggccaccaAAAACACCTCTTCCCAGTCCAACATGCGCGCCGTGACGACAGTCCTCGAGGACGGCACGTACGTGACCACCTACACCACGGCCACTCCAGCACCCGCGGCGACCGCGACGAATGGTCATGGTGAGGGCGACAACAATGatgtgagcagcagcgggctgCGCTTGGAGCTGCTCAGAGGAGGCTACTtcctcgccaccgccctcgccAGCACCCTCACCAAGCTTGTCGTGCAGCTGTTCACCGGGGAGGCTAAGGGGAGCGTGGATGCGGCGACGCGCAACGCGGCTCAGTCCGATGCCCTCGCCATTCTACGCGAGGTACTGCGCTACGGCACGGAGGCGGACTCGTTGCACCCCATCAGTGCCGACACCAacgagcacctcctcctgaGCATCGAGCTTCTCTCCAATCCGCAGGCCCCTTTCATGGTCGACGTGCTGCACGCCTCCTTGGAGGCGCTAGGGCGTGCGGAGCGGCGGTCGACAAGGGAGGCTGGCAAgaccgacggcggcggcgctgccaccgcttctgctgccgctgccgtgcagctGAACGGCATCGACACGCCTGTCGTGTTCTCGCAGCTGAGTGAGGGCAAGGATGCCGTCCTCGAACTcgaggccgccgctgagGGCCCGGGTGCCGCGGCGAAGGATGAGAGCAGCGAGCGCAAGGCGCAGCTGTTCCTGAAGAAGCTGGAGGACACGATGCCGCTCTCCGGCTTTAACGACCCCGTCTACTGCGAAGCCAGTATCACGGTTCATCAGTTCGACGTCTCCGTCGACTGGCTGCTGGTGAACTGCACTTCGAAGCAGCTGACGAACCTCACCATCGAGCTCGTCTCGCTCGGCGGCATGAAGCTGTGCGAGCGGCCGCAGACGTACACCCTCAACCCCCACGAGACGATTTCTGTGCGCACCTCGCTGAAAGTGAGCGCCACCGAGAGTGGCGTCATCTACGGCACCGTGTTGTACGACGCGCCGAACAATCAGCACTGCAGCTTCATCCTGAACGACATCCATGTGGACATCATGAACTACATTCGTCCAGGCCCGTGCTTGTCGGCGGAGTTCCGAGAGAAGTGGGGGATCTTTGACTGGGAGAACAAGATCGCCGTGTCGACGACGAAGCGTGATCTGGCCAGCTTAGTGCGCTTCATTGTGCAGGAGTTGAAcatgcagctgctggagccgTACGAGGTGGAACAGGAGGTGGAACAGGACCCGGAGCTAGAGCTTCTACCCACTTCGGAAGAGAACGAGAAGTACGCGTACGTCTCGTGCAACCTGTATGCCAAAACCGCCTTTGGCGAGGACGCCTTGGCGAACGTGAGCGTGGAGAGCGACGGGAAGGGTTTGGTGAGTGGCGTGATTCGAATTCGCTCCAACACGCAGACCATCGCCTATGGCATCGGTGAAAAGCTGAACATGCTCCAGAAGTCCGGAAAGCTGTAA